A region of the Cucurbita pepo subsp. pepo cultivar mu-cu-16 chromosome LG14, ASM280686v2, whole genome shotgun sequence genome:
AAAATCTAGAAGGAAGTGAActaaaacagaaaataaaacaacaatgaaactgtctaatatttatacttcctatagttatacctccctcattgcaaattgggaaggtcttttgtaaacatcatGGATTATACATACCTCTTGTAAATTTcactcatcaatgaaattgtctcttatcaaaaaaaaaaataataataataataataataataaataaaataaaataaaacaacagaATACAATtacaaaggaaaaataaatgtatcccaattcaaataaatatcatCATGTAGTGAGAACGTAGCAAAGGTCTTAGAGAGAGAACgccattaaaaaaatccataatacatatcattaaaaagtgattttaaaaaCATCTCAACATAAATGAAACAAAGGGTACCAGGGAAATGAAAGGTCTATGACACCAAAACCAAACATATAATATCCCCGCCACACTTATGTACTTTACTACTTTCATTAAGATTGCAAGTGAAAAATATCTTAGAGCTCAAGACACAGTTTACGGGTTTTGAATTGATGCAAAAACAAACCTTTTGTAGAACCTAATGTATTCACATATATCCATTATAAGATCCAAAATTGAACTATTTATGACTTACATagaacataattatttatataaataaaattttatttgcatttttataaatattttctcttagtGTATCTGTGTGAAAACAACACAAGACAAAACCGTGTTAACTAACCTGGCCAACCCACTGTCTGAGACTAATAATATGGTCTCTCACTTGTTCTGGAGTAAACAATTCAGTTAGTGACACCCCTTTAATTTTTGGCTTCCCAGACTTGGTGGCAGCTGCATGCTCAGTGACATGCGTTGAAGGATCTTGCACGCTTGGCTCTGTctctttctcaattttaacatTCTCTTGCTTTGGTAAACTAGAAAACTCATCATATGTGACGAGGTCAACATCACACCTTTGGCTGCAATTATTGTCTGCATTAGCGTCCTTCAAATCACTATGGCTTTCAAGAGTTGAGCTCTGCAGCAAATCCATTTTTACATCTACTAGCTCATGCTTAACAGCCATAGTAACATCGCTATGCTGATAACCTTGGCACTGCACATCCAAAGACATGTGGTGTTCACTCATAGCAGAAGTTGAAATTGCAGAGCTCTCACTCTCAGGAACAAGAGACTGAGTGGACTGCTCTATCTTCATGCGTTTAAGAGAAGACTGCAGATCTTTTGAAGTTTCAGTAGGCTGAAGGGTCTTAGAAACAAACCTAGTGGAATTATCTTGAGTATCACAGGATTTAGGGAATCCATTGGTCAACTTTTGCAAACTTGAATCAGATGCATTGTGGGCACGTACGTTTTTTCGGCTCTGGATATAGTCTCGGACAGGAATACAAACAGGACAGCTCAGATCCCTACATCGCTTGTGATGATGAAGCAATAACTTGGTAGGTTGGCAACGGAGATATGAGCATTGAGAAGAACTGCATCTATCGAGATGTTGCCACAATTTCTGAGCAGTGACACAGTTCCGTTCTGGACATTTCCCTTCAGGAGCTACACAGCGACGGGCATGCCGCAAAAACAGAAGCCATCTCTGCTGATTTATAAACTGGCGTGCACTATTGTTATTCTGGCAGGTGACACTAAGGGAATTAGGAGGCTCAGATTTGGTTCTAGTAACAACGGAGTGCCCAATTGTTGATCCTTCAGTAGGTAAATTATCACACTGCACTTTATCGTGACCCGATGCCTTCTTATGGAAATCATGGACATTTTGCTCATGAACAATGCTCCCGGGCCTGTGATTTCTCTCTTGTGATTGAGGATGCCATTGACCCTGCAAAGTTGCACCTGATAGAGCTCCAGCAGGACTGTTCAAACgattttgagaatttgaatttaatagatgcggattcaaaatttgttgCATCTGTTGAGAGCTTTGAGAATGTGGGGAGCAAATATCATTATGGCTAGATGAAACAGAAAGATATTGAGCATTCCTCGCACAGTCTTCACTAGAATTCTGATGAAATTGGTTATGCGTCTCAGGCAGTGGGAAATGTTCAGTAACTTGTGGCTGAAAAGGCCCACTATGATGCTCCCCACCAGGTTCCTGCTTCACATGACCGCCTAGGTTGGACGCTAACTGAACTTGACTAATAGAATTGTTATTTAATAGGTGCTGCTGAGGCTGAATTTGCTGTTCCTGGATACTAGACTGTTGAAGAAATGGTTGTTGTGGTTGAAATTGGTGATGCTGCTGCTGAAACTGCTGCTGCATATGAGAATCAATGATGTTTTCCCTGGAAGATAGTGAAGGTTGGAAATTCATCTTGTCTGACCCATCAATTAGGGGGGAGTGAGTGCCCTGTTGAGTTCCATGAAAATTTGACTGGTTACTGGGGAAAGATGAACTCGTTTTAGACATAGATGGAAAATTTGCCGAGTTCAAATTGTGAGCAGTCACCATTGATCCAACAGATGTTGCAGGGCCATAAAGGTTTTCAGACCCAAAAGAATCGGTAGTATTCATTCCATATCCATCACCTgtcaaaaaaaattgattgttATTACCAAGAACTGCTAGGCAAAATGACTGGAGCCAATAAAGATAGAGGGAGATAATACCTTGCACCAACGATTGCTCATTTTGATCAAAAGATTGTCCTACAGGTTTGGTTAAATTACCATAAGACGAGACATTTAGATAGCCCTCTGAGGTGCTAGATTCTTTCAAAAGTTGTACATTACCACCTATTAATCCTAAGCTACCATTGACAGCTCCATTTGTAAATCCATAAGATTTCTGCTGTAAGCCAGACCTTATTCCACTACCCATTTGGCTACCAAGATTGTGTGATATACGACTGTTCTGACCACCAATATGCTGCTTTTGCAATTGCACTTGAGACAACACTGTAGGTTCAACACTGGGAAGCCCACTACCATTACTGGAAGACTCCCTGCTCACATAAGACTGGTTGCTGCTTATATGGTTAATGTTATTACTGAAACCAGGTGTAGGAATCATTTGACTAGCAATTCTTTGTGCACCAGCAGATGATATAACTCCACCAGAACCGACTGAATAACTAGGAGACTGCTGATATCCACTGGATAAGGGACCTGCAAAGGAAGATATCAGAACTTTTTTCATAAAAGCAAAACTTTTGACATTGGGAAGGAATTATTTAGTGGAAGGTACCATCAGCTCTGTTGAAGGAACCACCATTTATTCCACCAGTTGGCATGATGCTTCCTGTGCTAGCAGTCATAGGTGCTAAGCTAGCATTAGCGGAAATAATAGAATCGCCTGAAGACGCAACCATCATTTTTGAATTCCCACTGTGAGCCATACCAGGAGTCGGAATCATCTGACTTATTGCAGAAGAAGAACTAACCACCTGCTGATATTGCTGGTTCTGATTATTCAGGGACGAACGCTTCAGCAAATTATGCAGACGACTCTCCAAAGTATCCAGGTTCATATAGTCATCCTGtgtcatatcatcataacGGTAAAGTTTAttcaaagaagaaatatatgaaCCACAGTAGTAAAAAGTTAACATGCTTGTTTGTCCGagacttttataagaaaaaacaacataaGAGGTGGAG
Encoded here:
- the LOC111809811 gene encoding histone acetyltransferase HAC1-like isoform X1 — protein: MDTELYKARVFIQEKIFEILLQRHQRPIDELQRLKFKDFVKRLEEGIFKTALTKDDYMNLDTLESRLHNLLKRSSLNNQNQQYQQVVSSSSAISQMIPTPGMAHSGNSKMMVASSGDSIISANASLAPMTASTGSIMPTGGINGGSFNRADGPLSSGYQQSPSYSVGSGGVISSAGAQRIASQMIPTPGFSNNINHISSNQSYVSRESSSNGSGLPSVEPTVLSQVQLQKQHIGGQNSRISHNLGSQMGSGIRSGLQQKSYGFTNGAVNGSLGLIGGNVQLLKESSTSEGYLNVSSYGNLTKPVGQSFDQNEQSLVQGDGYGMNTTDSFGSENLYGPATSVGSMVTAHNLNSANFPSMSKTSSSFPSNQSNFHGTQQGTHSPLIDGSDKMNFQPSLSSRENIIDSHMQQQFQQQHHQFQPQQPFLQQSSIQEQQIQPQQHLLNNNSISQVQLASNLGGHVKQEPGGEHHSGPFQPQVTEHFPLPETHNQFHQNSSEDCARNAQYLSVSSSHNDICSPHSQSSQQMQQILNPHLLNSNSQNRLNSPAGALSGATLQGQWHPQSQERNHRPGSIVHEQNVHDFHKKASGHDKVQCDNLPTEGSTIGHSVVTRTKSEPPNSLSVTCQNNNSARQFINQQRWLLFLRHARRCVAPEGKCPERNCVTAQKLWQHLDRCSSSQCSYLRCQPTKLLLHHHKRCRDLSCPVCIPVRDYIQSRKNVRAHNASDSSLQKLTNGFPKSCDTQDNSTRFVSKTLQPTETSKDLQSSLKRMKIEQSTQSLVPESESSAISTSAMSEHHMSLDVQCQGYQHSDVTMAVKHELVDVKMDLLQSSTLESHSDLKDANADNNCSQRCDVDLVTYDEFSSLPKQENVKIEKETEPSVQDPSTHVTEHAAATKSGKPKIKGVSLTELFTPEQVRDHIISLRQWVGQSKSKAEKNQAMEQSMSENSCQLCAVEKLTFEPPPIYCTPCGARIKRNAMYHTVGAGDTRHYFCIPCYNDARGDAIVVDGTAIPKSRLEKKKNDEETEEWWVQCDKCEAWQHQICALFNGRRNDGGQAEYTCPNCYIQEIERGERIPLPQSAVLGAKDLPRTILSDHIEQRLVRRLKHERMERARIQGKSYDEVPGADGLVIRVVSSVDKKLEVKQRFLEIFQEENYPFEFPYKSKAVLLFQKIEGVEVCLFGMYVQEFGSECQFPNQRRVYLSYLDSVKYFRPEIKTYNGEALRTFVYHEILIGYLEYCKKRGFTSCYIWACPPLKGEDYILYCHPEIQKTPKSDKLREWYLSMLRKAAKENIVVDLTNLYDHFFVSTGECKAKVTAARLPYFDGDYWPGAAEDLIYQLRQEEDGRKQNKKGMTKKTITKRALKASGQSDLSGNASKDLLLMHKLGETISPMKEDFIMVHLQHACSHCCILMVSGSRWVCNQCKNFQLCDKCYEAEQKREEREKHPINQREKHSLYPDEISDVPVDTKDKDEILESEFFDTRQAFLSLCQGNHYQYDTLRRAKHSSMMVLYHLHNPTAPAFVTTCNICHLDIETGQGWRCEVCPDYDVCNSCYQKDGGIDHPHKLTNHPSMVDRDAQNKEARQLRVMQLRKMLDLLVHASQCRSAHCQYPNCRKVKGLFRHGIQCKTRASGGCVLCKKMWYLLQLHARACKESQCHVPRCRDLKEHLRRLQQQSDSRRRAAVMEMMRQRAAELNNTG
- the LOC111809811 gene encoding histone acetyltransferase HAC1-like isoform X2 is translated as MDTELYKARVFIQEKIFEILLQRHQRPIDELQRLKFKDFVKRLEEGIFKTALTKDDYMNLDTLESRLHNLLKRSSLNNQNQQYQQVVSSSSAISQMIPTPGMAHSGNSKMMVASSGDSIISANASLAPMTASTGSIMPTGGINGGSFNRADGPLSSGYQQSPSYSVGSGGVISSAGAQRIASQMIPTPGFSNNINHISSNQSYVSRESSSNGSGLPSVEPTVLSQVQLQKQHIGGQNSRISHNLGSQMGSGIRSGLQQKSYGFTNGAVNGSLGLIGGNVQLLKESSTSEGYLNVSSYGNLTKPVGQSFDQNEQSLVQGDGYGMNTTDSFGSENLYGPATSVGSMGTHSPLIDGSDKMNFQPSLSSRENIIDSHMQQQFQQQHHQFQPQQPFLQQSSIQEQQIQPQQHLLNNNSISQVQLASNLGGHVKQEPGGEHHSGPFQPQVTEHFPLPETHNQFHQNSSEDCARNAQYLSVSSSHNDICSPHSQSSQQMQQILNPHLLNSNSQNRLNSPAGALSGATLQGQWHPQSQERNHRPGSIVHEQNVHDFHKKASGHDKVQCDNLPTEGSTIGHSVVTRTKSEPPNSLSVTCQNNNSARQFINQQRWLLFLRHARRCVAPEGKCPERNCVTAQKLWQHLDRCSSSQCSYLRCQPTKLLLHHHKRCRDLSCPVCIPVRDYIQSRKNVRAHNASDSSLQKLTNGFPKSCDTQDNSTRFVSKTLQPTETSKDLQSSLKRMKIEQSTQSLVPESESSAISTSAMSEHHMSLDVQCQGYQHSDVTMAVKHELVDVKMDLLQSSTLESHSDLKDANADNNCSQRCDVDLVTYDEFSSLPKQENVKIEKETEPSVQDPSTHVTEHAAATKSGKPKIKGVSLTELFTPEQVRDHIISLRQWVGQSKSKAEKNQAMEQSMSENSCQLCAVEKLTFEPPPIYCTPCGARIKRNAMYHTVGAGDTRHYFCIPCYNDARGDAIVVDGTAIPKSRLEKKKNDEETEEWWVQCDKCEAWQHQICALFNGRRNDGGQAEYTCPNCYIQEIERGERIPLPQSAVLGAKDLPRTILSDHIEQRLVRRLKHERMERARIQGKSYDEVPGADGLVIRVVSSVDKKLEVKQRFLEIFQEENYPFEFPYKSKAVLLFQKIEGVEVCLFGMYVQEFGSECQFPNQRRVYLSYLDSVKYFRPEIKTYNGEALRTFVYHEILIGYLEYCKKRGFTSCYIWACPPLKGEDYILYCHPEIQKTPKSDKLREWYLSMLRKAAKENIVVDLTNLYDHFFVSTGECKAKVTAARLPYFDGDYWPGAAEDLIYQLRQEEDGRKQNKKGMTKKTITKRALKASGQSDLSGNASKDLLLMHKLGETISPMKEDFIMVHLQHACSHCCILMVSGSRWVCNQCKNFQLCDKCYEAEQKREEREKHPINQREKHSLYPDEISDVPVDTKDKDEILESEFFDTRQAFLSLCQGNHYQYDTLRRAKHSSMMVLYHLHNPTAPAFVTTCNICHLDIETGQGWRCEVCPDYDVCNSCYQKDGGIDHPHKLTNHPSMVDRDAQNKEARQLRVMQLRKMLDLLVHASQCRSAHCQYPNCRKVKGLFRHGIQCKTRASGGCVLCKKMWYLLQLHARACKESQCHVPRCRDLKEHLRRLQQQSDSRRRAAVMEMMRQRAAELNNTG